GGTGCAGAATACGCGCCAGCTGTGGTGTCCCCATGATTTGCATCAGCCAGTTGAAGGACGGGAAGAAAAAGCCCAGTCCGCTCACCGCCGCCAGCACGAAGCAGAAGGCGGTGACCCAGTGGTTGATGCGTTCCGGCGCCGTGTAGCGCACGATGGTGTCACGTTTTTTCATTTGCGCACCTCATCGTCTTTCTCTTCATGCAGGTTGTTCTCTTCCTCATCCGCACGGTTCGGACCGACACCGACGTAATGGAAGATGCTGGCCGCAAAGGTCGCGGCAAAGCCGACCGCAGCAAGAGGCTTCCAGATCCCTTTCCAGAATTTCACGGTGGCGCTGATTTCCGGGTTCTCCGGCAGACCGTGGTACAGATTCGGTTTGTCAGCATGGTGCAGCACATACATCACGTGCGTCCCACCAACGCCCGCCGGATCGTACAGGCCCGCATTGTCGTAACCACGGGTTTTCAGTTCCGCCACGCGCTCGCCTGCCAGCGTTTTCATATCCTCTTTGGTGCCAAAGTGGATCGCACCCGTTGGGCAGGTTTTCACGCAGGCCGGCTCCTGGCCGACATTCACGCGGTCAACGCACAGCGTACATTTATAGACGCGGTTGTCTTCCGGGTTCAGTCGCGGCACGTCGAATGGGCAACCGGCGATACAGTAACCGCAGCCGATGCACTGCTCAGACTGGAAGTCGACAATCCCGTTGGCATACTGAATGATAGCCCCTTCTGCCGGACATGCTTTCAGGCAGCCCGGATCGGCGCAGTGCATACAGCCGTCCTTGCGGATCAGCCATTCCAGTTTGTCGTTCTGCTCTACTTCCGAGAAGCGCATCACCGTCCAGGATTTGGCGGTTAAATCCGCCGGGTTGTCATACACCCCGACGTTGCTACCGATTTCATCGCGGATGTCGTTCCACTCTGAACAGGCCACCTGACAGGCTTTACAGCCGATACAGGTAGTGACGTCGATGAGCTTCGCCACCTCTTCCTGATGTTCCCGCGCACGCGGCGCGGGGGTGAAACCGTTAGTCGCGGAACGACGGATAATGTCTTGCGATTGATAAGCCATAAGTCGTCTCCGTTACACCTTTTCCACGTTCACCAGGAAGGACTTAAATTCCGGCGTTTGTGAGTTTGCATCGCCCACCGACGGTGTCAGGGTGTTCGCAATGAACCCTTTCTTCGCCACGCCTTCATAGCCCCAGTGAATGGGAATACCGATAGTATCGATATCCTTACCATCTGCCTTCAGCGTGCGAATACGCTTGGTCACCACTGCTTTGGCCTTGATGTAGCCGCGGTTAGAGGAGACTTTAACGGTATCGCCATGCGCGATGCCGAGCTTATTCGCCAGCGTTTCCCCGATCTCCACAAACTGTTCTGGCTGTGCGATAGCGTTAAGCAGCGCATGCTTGGTCCAGTAGTGGAAGTGCTCGGTCAGACGATACGTGGTCCCGACGTACGGGAACTTATCGGCTTTACCCAGCGCTTCGGCGTCGCCCTTAAAGATACGGGCGGCAGGGTTAGAGATAACGTTCGGATGCAGCGGGTTGGTCCCCAGCGGCGTTTCAAACGGTTCGTAGTGTTCCGGGAACGGCCCTTCTGCCATCTTGTCGAGAGCAAACAGGCGACCCATCCCTTCAGGCTGCATGATGAACGGTCCGACATCGCTGCCTGGTGCGGCGGCGCTGTAGTCCGGAATATCCATCCCGCTCCACTTCGCGCCATCCCATTTCAGGATTTGGCGCTTCGGATCCCACGGATTGCCCTGCGGGTCAGCGGAAGCACGGTTGTACAGGATGCGGCGGTTCAGCGGCCATGCCCATGCCCAGCCCAGCGTATTGCCGAGACCGGATGGATCGGCGTTATCGCGCCGCGCCATCTGGTTGCCTTCCGGCGTCCAGCTACCGGCGAAAATCCAGCAGCCGCTGGAGGTGGTGCCGTCGTCACGCAGTTGGGCAAACGAGCTGAGCTGTTGGCCTTTTTTCACGATCACTGCGCCCGTTGCCGGGTCGATGAGATCGGCCAGCGCTTTGCCGTTGCTCTCCATCGCCACTTCTTCCGATGCCGGTTCATGTGGCGTGGCGTAGTTCCAGGTCATGCTCAGCACCTGTTCAGGGTTGGCACCGCTCTGTTCAGCATACATTTTACGCAGGCGCAGGAAGATCCCGGCCAGGATTTCACCGTCGGTAACCGCGATCCCCGGGGCGTCAGCGCCTTTCCAGTGCCACTGCAGCCAGCGACCGGAGTTAACGATTGAACCGTTTTCTTCGGCGAAGCAGGTGGATGGCAGACGGAACACCTCGGTCTGGATTTTCGATGGATCCACATCGTTCGACTCACCGTGGTTTTGCCAGAAGGTGGAGGTCTCCGTGTTAAGCGGATCGATAGTCACCAGGAACTTCAGTTTAGACAGTGAGGCAATCGTCTTGTTTTTATTCGGGAATGACGCGACCGGGTTGAAGCCCTGGCAGATGTAGCCATTGACCTTACCCTCTTTCATCATCTCGAAGTATTGCAATACGTCGTACCCTTTGTCCCACTTCGGCAGCCAGTCAAAGCCCCAGTTATTTTCCGCCGTTGCTTTGTCACCATAGAAGGCCTTCATCAACGAGACGAAGAATTTCGGGTAGTTGCCCCAGTAGTTGACCTGATCTTTCAGCAGCGGTTTCGGCGTGTTGGCGGTCAGATACGTTTGCAGATCCGGCTGTTTTTCATTTGGCAGCGTCAGGTAGCCCGGCAGACTTTGCGACAGCAGGCCCAGGTCCGTCAGCCCCTGAATGTTGGAGTGGCCACGCAGGGCGTTAACGCCGCCGCCTGCCATCCCCATGTTGCCGAGCAGCAACTGAATCATCGCCATGGTGCGGATGTTTTGCGAACCAATGGAGTGCTGCGTCCAGCCCAATGCATACAGGAACGAGGCGGTTTTATCTTTCGCGCTGGTCTCTGCAATGTACTCGCACACTTTCAGGAAGTCGGCTTTTGGCGTACCGCAGATGTTTTCCACCATGTCCGGCGTGTAGCGGGAGACGTGCTGTTTCAGCAGGTTCCAGACACAGCGCGGGTGTTGCAGCGTGGTATCGCGTTTCGCAAAGCCGTTTTCGTCCAGCTCATAGTTCCAACTGGTTTTGTCGTACTTGCGTGCATCCGCGTCATAGCCAGTAAACAGACCATCATCGAAGCCAAAATCTTCACGCACGATCAGGCTGGCGTTGGTATAGGCTTCGGTGTATTCGCGGTTATATTTTTCGTTAGTTAGCAGGTACAGGATGACGCCTGACAGGAAGGCAATGTCAGTACCAGAACGAATAGGTGTGTAGAAATCGGCTACCGACGCCGTACGCGTAAAGCGAGGATCGATCACAATCAGCTTCGCGCCGTTGTGAATTTTCGCTTCCATCGCCCAGCGGAACCCGACCGGGTGTGCTTCAGCGGCATTGCCGCCCATCACCACGATGAGGTTGGCGTTCTTGATGTCGACCCAGTGGTTGGTCATCGCACCGCGACCAAATGTTGGAGCAAGACTTGCTACCGTTGGTCCGTGTCAGACACGCGCCTGGTTGTCGACCGCGAGCATACCGAGCGCGCGGGTAAATTTTTGCGTTAAAAAGCCGGTTTCATTACTGGACGCGGAAGCACACAGCATCCCGGTAGAAAGCCAGCGGTTAACGGTAACGCCTTCGGCGTTTTGCGCAATGTAGTTGGCATCGCGGTCTTCTTTCATCAGCTTAGCGATGCGGTCAAATGCCTCATCCCAGCTGATCTGCTGCCATTTATCCGAGCCTGGCGCGCGGTACTCAGGGAATTTCAGGCGGCTTTCGGAGTGGATAAAGTCCACCAGACCGGCCCCTTTCGGGCAGAGCGCACCACGATTGACCGGATGGTCCGGGTCACCTTCGATATGGAAGATAGACGCTTTGGCGTTTTTTGCACCGTCACCGAGGCTGTACATCAATAGCCCACAACCAACGGAACAGTAAGTGCAGGTATTACGGGTTTCGCGGGTGCGCAGCAGTTTATATTGCCGTGTTTCCGCGAGCGCTACGCCGGGCGCAAAGCCCAGTGCCGCCGCCGTGGTGCCTGCCATACCGCCAGCGCAGATCTTAAAGAACTGCCTTCTGCTGACCTGCATGGTTTGCTCCTTTTCGACATTGTCACATCCCTTTCACATTCATATTGGTGAGCGCGTGGGGTGTGGTTGTTATTTTTCTTTGCGGACGGGACCGCAAAGGTCCAGAATTGGGTCAATTCCCCCCATCCAGGAGGGGCTTGTGACAGAATACCACAATGTTGGTATGTGTGTTCTTCTACGGTTAAAAGAAAGTGAATAAGATACATCCAAAAGAAGTTAAAAATGTGATAAATGTCACGAGTTCTCGGCTGATTAACCTCTGGAGACGTGAGGATTTACAACATCCTCAGCCGGATGAGGTAGCCGAAGAGGTGCCCGTTGCGCTGGTCTATAACGGCATTTCTCATGTTGTGATGATGGCTTCGCCGAAAGATCTGGAACACTTTGCGGTCGGTTTTTCCCTCTCCGAGGGGATTATTGACAGCCCGCGCGAGATCTATGGCATGGATGTTGTCCCTTCCTGTAACGGCCTTGAAGTCCAGATCGAACTTTCCAGTCGCCGTTTTATGGGGCTGAAAGAGCGTCGTCGCGCGCTGGCCGGACGCACCGGCTGTGGCGTATGCGGCGTTGAGCAACTCAACGACATTGGCAAACCCGTACAGCCGCTGCCCTTCACCCAGACCTTTAACCTCGCCAGGCTTGATCAGGCGTTAAGGCATCTGAAGGATTTTCAGCCCGTGGGACAACTCACCGGATGTACGCATGCTGCGGCGTGGGTGATGCCATCAGGCGAACTGGCGGGCGGGCATGAAGATGTTGGTCGACATGTTGCGCTGGATAAACTGCTGGGGCGACGTGCTGCGCAGGGAGAAAGCTGGCTGCCGGGAGCGGCGCTGGTCTCCAGTCGTGCGAGCTATGAGATGGTGCAGAAGTCCGCAATGTGCGGTGTAGAGATCCTGTTTGCTGTTTCTGCCGCCACCACGCTGGCGGTTGAAGTCGCCGAGCGCTGCAATCTGACGCTGGTGGGGTTCTGTAAGCCGGGCAAGGCAACCATTTATACTCATCCACAGCGTTTAATCGCTGAGTGATTTATGTTCATTTAATTTGAATAAGATGGGCAAATCCTTCCGCTTTTAGTTGTCTGAGTAACGGCCTATTATTTATCACATCAAGGCACAGCGCCTTACTCAAACAACTAATTTAAAGGGTTTATATCATGAAAAGCATCAAAACTTTTGTCGCAGTTATCGCTCTCGCTACCTCTTTCGGCTCTTTCGCTGCCCAGTCCGTGACAGCGACCGGTTCTACTCTGGAAAGCACTGAAGCAAAAATCGCTGCGCAGGCTGAACAAGCGGGTGCCAGCTCCTATAAAATCACTCAGGCTTACACCGGTAACCGCGTGCACATGACGGCGGAACTGCTGAAATAAGTTCATCTTCATCGTCGAAAGAGCGCCCTTGAGGCGCTTTTTTTGTCTCTGCTATTCCCTTCCAGTCCCTTTTTTTCCCTCCAAAGTCACTAACTGAAAATAAAAATGGGGTCTCAATCACATTTTTATCTTTTTATAAAATACGTCTGCTAAAGGAAAAACAGTTCGAAGATAAGGGATTTTCCTCTCTGCATTAACTCAATGATATCTAAATAAATAAAAAAATAAGTGTTAACTCCGTCGCTAATTTTAAATGTGATTAATGTCACAAAAAACGCCTTATTATGATGGCTGTCAATAGTACTCTCTAACAAATTTATCAGCATTGTGTGATCTTTATTGCAAATATGAGTCTTGAAGTCAGGGAAGAATGTTTCCACGGGCGCTGCGGAGGAAACACAATGAAAATTGGTATTGTCATTAGTGGTGGAGACGTTGCTGGAATCAATAATTTTATATTCCAGATTGCCAGACTCGCGGATGCAAAAATTACGTTATTCAATGGTGGTATTCCCGGGTTGCTGGAGAAAAATCACCATGACGTGACATGGCGAGATTTGGTTGATTTTTCTATCGCGGCGATACCGATCATTACCTCGGGAAGAACAACCCGTAAGTTGCAGCGTAGCGAATATGAAACGATCGCCAAAAAACTCAAGTCGCTGCACATTGATGTGCTGATTATGGCTGGCGGCGACGGTAGTTTACAGTTTCTCAATACCCTGAGCGAGTTTGATATTAATTGTTTTGGCGTAGGGATGACTATCGATAATGATGTTTATGGCAGCCATTATACGATTGGTTTTTCGACTGCCTGCGAACAGATTATTAAGGAGGTTTCGCGTTTAAGAAACACGGGCAGAGCGCTACCCGGTCGCGTATTTATGGTGGAATTATTGGGCGGGTATTGTGGTGAATTAACCCTGCAATCCGCCATTAAATGTAATGCGGATATTGCCCTGATTCCGGAGTCCCAGATGCCGCTTGAAACCATAGCGGAACGGGTGAAGCAGAAACTGATCGTCCAGAACAGCGTGATTATTCTGTGCTCAGAAGGCTACACCAGGGAATACTCTCCCGGTTTTCAGGGAGCGATTGATACAATGATTAAGCAACTCGAGCCGCGTATTGGTGAGCGAATCCGTAAAACGATTGTCGGTTACGGTTTACGTAATGGCGATCCGACCTGTGAAGAAATTTATCAGGGTACCATTATGGCGAGCGAAGTGGTTCGGTGTATCCAGTCAGGGATGAAAAATAAAGCGATTATTATAAATCAAAGCAATAAACCTATTCCGATTGATCTCATAAGTATGAAAAAACGTCTGGTTGATACAGAAGGACATCATTACAAACTTGCCAAACAACTCAATATTATTTGAGGAGACCTTACATGCTGAAAATTCTTTGCGTATGTGGCTGCGGCCTCGGTTCAAGTTTTGCTATTGAAATGACGGCGAAAGCGGTTTTAAAGAAACTGGAAATTCCTG
The DNA window shown above is from Citrobacter farmeri and carries:
- the fdoH gene encoding formate dehydrogenase O subunit beta, which translates into the protein MAYQSQDIIRRSATNGFTPAPRAREHQEEVAKLIDVTTCIGCKACQVACSEWNDIRDEIGSNVGVYDNPADLTAKSWTVMRFSEVEQNDKLEWLIRKDGCMHCADPGCLKACPAEGAIIQYANGIVDFQSEQCIGCGYCIAGCPFDVPRLNPEDNRVYKCTLCVDRVNVGQEPACVKTCPTGAIHFGTKEDMKTLAGERVAELKTRGYDNAGLYDPAGVGGTHVMYVLHHADKPNLYHGLPENPEISATVKFWKGIWKPLAAVGFAATFAASIFHYVGVGPNRADEEENNLHEEKDDEVRK
- a CDS encoding 6-phosphofructokinase, with the translated sequence MKIGIVISGGDVAGINNFIFQIARLADAKITLFNGGIPGLLEKNHHDVTWRDLVDFSIAAIPIITSGRTTRKLQRSEYETIAKKLKSLHIDVLIMAGGDGSLQFLNTLSEFDINCFGVGMTIDNDVYGSHYTIGFSTACEQIIKEVSRLRNTGRALPGRVFMVELLGGYCGELTLQSAIKCNADIALIPESQMPLETIAERVKQKLIVQNSVIILCSEGYTREYSPGFQGAIDTMIKQLEPRIGERIRKTIVGYGLRNGDPTCEEIYQGTIMASEVVRCIQSGMKNKAIIINQSNKPIPIDLISMKKRLVDTEGHHYKLAKQLNII
- the fdhD gene encoding formate dehydrogenase accessory sulfurtransferase FdhD, producing MNKIHPKEVKNVINVTSSRLINLWRREDLQHPQPDEVAEEVPVALVYNGISHVVMMASPKDLEHFAVGFSLSEGIIDSPREIYGMDVVPSCNGLEVQIELSSRRFMGLKERRRALAGRTGCGVCGVEQLNDIGKPVQPLPFTQTFNLARLDQALRHLKDFQPVGQLTGCTHAAAWVMPSGELAGGHEDVGRHVALDKLLGRRAAQGESWLPGAALVSSRASYEMVQKSAMCGVEILFAVSAATTLAVEVAERCNLTLVGFCKPGKATIYTHPQRLIAE
- a CDS encoding DUF1471 domain-containing protein; its protein translation is MKSIKTFVAVIALATSFGSFAAQSVTATGSTLESTEAKIAAQAEQAGASSYKITQAYTGNRVHMTAELLK
- the fdnG gene encoding formate dehydrogenase-N subunit alpha, which gives rise to MQVSRRQFFKICAGGMAGTTAAALGFAPGVALAETRQYKLLRTRETRNTCTYCSVGCGLLMYSLGDGAKNAKASIFHIEGDPDHPVNRGALCPKGAGLVDFIHSESRLKFPEYRAPGSDKWQQISWDEAFDRIAKLMKEDRDANYIAQNAEGVTVNRWLSTGMLCASASSNETGFLTQKFTRALGMLAVDNQARVUHGPTVASLAPTFGRGAMTNHWVDIKNANLIVVMGGNAAEAHPVGFRWAMEAKIHNGAKLIVIDPRFTRTASVADFYTPIRSGTDIAFLSGVILYLLTNEKYNREYTEAYTNASLIVREDFGFDDGLFTGYDADARKYDKTSWNYELDENGFAKRDTTLQHPRCVWNLLKQHVSRYTPDMVENICGTPKADFLKVCEYIAETSAKDKTASFLYALGWTQHSIGSQNIRTMAMIQLLLGNMGMAGGGVNALRGHSNIQGLTDLGLLSQSLPGYLTLPNEKQPDLQTYLTANTPKPLLKDQVNYWGNYPKFFVSLMKAFYGDKATAENNWGFDWLPKWDKGYDVLQYFEMMKEGKVNGYICQGFNPVASFPNKNKTIASLSKLKFLVTIDPLNTETSTFWQNHGESNDVDPSKIQTEVFRLPSTCFAEENGSIVNSGRWLQWHWKGADAPGIAVTDGEILAGIFLRLRKMYAEQSGANPEQVLSMTWNYATPHEPASEEVAMESNGKALADLIDPATGAVIVKKGQQLSSFAQLRDDGTTSSGCWIFAGSWTPEGNQMARRDNADPSGLGNTLGWAWAWPLNRRILYNRASADPQGNPWDPKRQILKWDGAKWSGMDIPDYSAAAPGSDVGPFIMQPEGMGRLFALDKMAEGPFPEHYEPFETPLGTNPLHPNVISNPAARIFKGDAEALGKADKFPYVGTTYRLTEHFHYWTKHALLNAIAQPEQFVEIGETLANKLGIAHGDTVKVSSNRGYIKAKAVVTKRIRTLKADGKDIDTIGIPIHWGYEGVAKKGFIANTLTPSVGDANSQTPEFKSFLVNVEKV